One stretch of Myxococcota bacterium DNA includes these proteins:
- a CDS encoding FHA domain-containing protein: MKDGKTRQVPVSRSERRDGYLATHAVSLVFASGPLAGSEVTLTKPRVTIGRGKDSEVVIDDASISHQHAALELGSNGYRVRDLGSTNGVVVNGARMALAELKHGDRIALGQIELRYVVETRAASPKTHSLD; the protein is encoded by the coding sequence ATGAAGGACGGGAAGACGCGCCAGGTCCCGGTCTCGCGCTCGGAGCGACGGGACGGGTATCTCGCGACGCACGCGGTGTCGCTGGTGTTCGCTTCGGGTCCGCTTGCCGGCAGCGAGGTGACGCTGACCAAGCCGCGCGTCACGATCGGCCGAGGCAAGGACTCCGAGGTGGTGATCGACGACGCCTCGATCTCGCACCAGCACGCAGCGCTCGAGCTCGGCTCGAACGGCTACCGCGTGCGCGACCTGGGCAGCACGAACGGCGTGGTCGTGAACGGCGCGCGCATGGCGCTGGCCGAGCTGAAGCACGGCGACCGCATCGCGCTGGGCCAGATCGAGCTGCGCTACGTGGTCGAGACGCGCGCGGCGTCGCCCAAGACTCACTCGCTCGACTGA
- a CDS encoding metal-dependent hydrolase: MPSAITHAAVGLALAPAFWRPGAPRRLWLLGALAAAAPDLDVIGFRLGVDYGDLLGHRGLSHSLCFAALLAAALLPLSRAGPGFSPRRAWLYLFLASASHGLLDMATDGGLGVALFAPFSAARLFFPFRPIAVSPLGVHAFFGARGAAVIASEALWVWLPAAAFAALSRATHGWPNRPGCRTRRERSSSRR; encoded by the coding sequence ATGCCGTCGGCGATCACTCATGCGGCCGTGGGTCTGGCTCTGGCGCCCGCCTTCTGGCGGCCGGGCGCGCCCCGCCGGCTGTGGCTGCTGGGGGCGCTGGCCGCGGCCGCGCCGGACCTCGACGTGATCGGCTTCCGGCTGGGGGTCGACTACGGTGACCTGCTGGGTCACCGGGGCCTGAGTCACTCGTTGTGCTTTGCGGCGCTGCTCGCGGCGGCGCTCTTGCCGCTGTCGCGCGCCGGGCCGGGCTTCTCGCCGCGCCGCGCGTGGCTGTATCTGTTCCTCGCCAGCGCGTCGCACGGGCTGCTCGACATGGCCACCGACGGTGGACTCGGCGTTGCGCTGTTCGCACCCTTCAGCGCCGCGCGCTTGTTCTTCCCGTTCCGCCCGATCGCGGTGTCGCCGCTGGGCGTGCACGCGTTCTTCGGCGCGCGCGGCGCGGCCGTGATCGCGAGCGAGGCGCTCTGGGTCTGGCTGCCGGCCGCCGCGTTCGCGGCCCTCTCAAGGGCCACTCACGGCTGGCCGAATCGCCCGGGATGCCGAACGCGAAGGGAACGGTCGTCGTCGAGGCGGTGA
- a CDS encoding serine/threonine-protein kinase, with translation MSGTGPRTIGNFAIERELGSGGMGVVLLGRHQSLDRPAVLKRLRPDLSSSEELVERFAREARAAASIHHQNVVAVYDWIAWRGEHYIAQEYVDGVDLREALTGAQRFPWRIAALVTLELARGLEAIHARGMVHRDLKPANVLLGRNGDVKIADFGIAIDATSDGLTRPGTTIGSPPYIAPEQLLGERVDARGDLFGLGVVLYELLCGAPPYREPAQGETDSLLTRIQRERYEPPRRVSRDVPRWLARLVKSLVRARPRSRPASAQRVRRLLEARLRAFPAEARLEVASWLWEEGVFKPREGDTVVLSAETPLRRRRWGRAAAAAAVLACAGGLGLVARLPGHPLQDLAARARMLSAHPTDTARVDFATDQRLRVAIDGAEPLAVEPGEARELAPGRHHLVFEWPSGSSAHVDLELAAGEHRSVRPERPAD, from the coding sequence ATGTCCGGCACGGGCCCGCGCACCATCGGCAACTTCGCCATCGAGCGCGAGCTCGGCTCAGGCGGCATGGGCGTGGTGCTGCTGGGCCGGCACCAGTCGCTCGACCGGCCGGCGGTGCTGAAGAGACTCCGCCCGGACCTCTCCTCGAGCGAGGAGTTGGTCGAGCGCTTCGCGCGCGAGGCGCGCGCTGCGGCCTCGATCCACCACCAGAACGTGGTCGCGGTGTACGACTGGATCGCCTGGCGTGGCGAGCACTACATCGCGCAGGAATACGTCGACGGCGTGGACCTGCGCGAGGCGCTCACGGGAGCCCAGCGCTTCCCGTGGCGCATCGCGGCGCTGGTGACGCTCGAGCTGGCGCGCGGGCTCGAGGCGATCCACGCGCGCGGGATGGTGCACCGCGACCTCAAGCCGGCGAACGTGCTCTTGGGCCGCAACGGCGACGTGAAGATCGCCGACTTCGGGATCGCGATCGACGCGACCAGCGACGGACTCACCCGTCCCGGCACCACGATCGGCTCGCCGCCCTACATCGCCCCGGAGCAGCTCTTGGGCGAGCGCGTCGACGCGCGCGGCGACCTGTTCGGCCTGGGCGTGGTGCTGTACGAGCTCTTGTGCGGCGCGCCGCCCTACCGCGAGCCCGCGCAGGGCGAGACCGACAGCCTGCTGACGCGCATCCAGCGCGAGCGCTACGAGCCGCCGCGCCGCGTGAGTCGGGACGTTCCGCGCTGGCTCGCACGGCTGGTCAAGTCACTCGTGCGCGCGCGGCCCCGTTCGCGGCCGGCGTCGGCCCAGCGCGTGCGCCGGCTGCTCGAGGCGCGCCTGCGCGCCTTCCCGGCCGAGGCGCGGCTCGAGGTGGCGAGCTGGCTGTGGGAAGAAGGCGTGTTCAAGCCGCGCGAAGGCGACACCGTGGTGCTCTCGGCCGAGACTCCTCTTCGCCGCCGGCGCTGGGGCCGTGCGGCTGCTGCGGCGGCCGTGCTGGCGTGCGCGGGCGGACTCGGCCTGGTCGCGCGCCTGCCCGGCCACCCGCTGCAGGACCTGGCCGCGCGCGCGCGCATGCTCTCCGCGCACCCGACGGACACCGCCCGCGTGGACTTCGCCACCGATCAGCGGCTCCGGGTCGCGATCGACGGCGCGGAGCCGCTCGCGGTCGAGCCCGGCGAAGCGCGCGAGCTGGCGCCGGGCCGACACCACCTGGTGTTCGAGTGGCCGAGCGGCTCGAGCGCCCACGTCGATCTGGAGCTCGCCGCGGGCGAGCACCGCTCCGTGCGCCCCGAACGCCCGGCGGACTGA
- a CDS encoding DoxX family protein translates to MESALSKIGWAGHAALRIVSGFLFACHGAQKVFGAFGGVGEAGGSAPIWSQFWIAGIIEIVGGTLIALGVRTQIAAFVCCGEMAVAYFSVHQKGGLLPIQNHGELAVLYCFVFLFLATNGGGPLSLERGGR, encoded by the coding sequence ATGGAGTCTGCGCTCTCGAAGATCGGCTGGGCGGGACATGCCGCGTTGCGCATCGTGAGTGGGTTCTTGTTCGCGTGTCACGGCGCGCAAAAGGTGTTCGGCGCGTTCGGTGGCGTCGGTGAAGCCGGCGGCAGCGCGCCGATCTGGTCGCAGTTCTGGATCGCCGGGATCATCGAGATCGTCGGCGGCACGCTGATCGCGCTGGGCGTGCGCACGCAGATCGCCGCGTTCGTCTGCTGCGGCGAGATGGCGGTCGCCTACTTCAGCGTGCACCAGAAGGGCGGTCTCCTGCCGATCCAGAACCACGGCGAGCTGGCGGTGCTGTACTGCTTCGTCTTCCTGTTCCTCGCCACGAACGGCGGCGGACCGCTCAGCCTGGAGCGCGGCGGGCGCTAG
- a CDS encoding MAPEG family protein yields MVGKVDILLPCAALVFVTLLVWVKLYVDRVGEMRELRIDPQSLRSSALNPGVLKKVESADNFKNLFEVPVLFYVLCACLTAADMVTPFFVVGAWVFVALRALHSYIHCTYNQVLHRFYSYAAGTVLVFAMWALFAFRLIALRLT; encoded by the coding sequence GTGGTGGGCAAGGTCGACATCCTGCTGCCCTGTGCGGCGCTGGTGTTCGTGACTCTCTTGGTCTGGGTCAAGCTGTACGTGGACCGCGTGGGCGAGATGCGCGAGCTCAGGATCGACCCGCAGTCGCTGCGGAGCTCGGCGCTCAACCCGGGGGTGCTGAAGAAGGTCGAGTCAGCCGACAACTTCAAGAACCTGTTCGAAGTCCCGGTGCTGTTCTACGTGCTGTGCGCGTGTCTCACCGCCGCGGACATGGTCACTCCGTTCTTCGTGGTCGGCGCCTGGGTGTTCGTGGCCCTGCGCGCGCTCCACAGCTACATCCACTGCACCTACAACCAGGTCCTCCACCGCTTCTACAGCTATGCCGCGGGTACGGTGCTGGTGTTCGCCATGTGGGCACTGTTCGCCTTCCGGCTGATCGCGCTGCGCTTGACCTGA
- a CDS encoding alpha/beta hydrolase translates to MTLDPKLFAPEAIDAETRAANETLEKLLAQVPAIHTQTPRAIRAARAAGQGTFGPIVKLDHAHERVIRGPAGDLPLRVIRPKGALRGVYFHIHGGGHVLGTHDGQDVMLDALANAAGAVVVSVGYRLAPEHPYPAGPDDCEAAALWLIEGGARELGSERLVIGGESAGAHLSAMTLLRLRDRHGATPFRAANLVYGIYDLTFTPSVRNWGERNLVLSTPIVEWFSNHFIPDKSLRGTRDASPLRANLRGMPPALFTVGTLDPLLDDSLFMSSRWAAAGARAELAIYPGGVHGFNLFPTSLARAANARCHQFVAVALGS, encoded by the coding sequence ATGACGCTCGACCCCAAGCTGTTCGCGCCCGAGGCGATCGACGCCGAGACCCGTGCCGCGAACGAGACACTCGAGAAGCTCCTGGCGCAGGTGCCCGCGATCCATACCCAGACGCCCCGGGCGATCCGCGCGGCGCGCGCGGCCGGGCAGGGCACGTTCGGGCCGATCGTGAAGCTCGACCACGCGCACGAGCGGGTGATTCGCGGGCCGGCGGGCGATCTGCCGCTGCGCGTGATCCGGCCCAAGGGGGCGCTGCGCGGCGTCTACTTCCACATCCACGGCGGCGGTCACGTGCTCGGCACGCACGACGGACAGGACGTCATGCTCGACGCGCTCGCGAATGCCGCCGGTGCGGTGGTGGTGAGCGTGGGCTACCGGCTGGCGCCCGAGCATCCCTATCCCGCGGGTCCCGACGACTGCGAGGCAGCGGCGCTGTGGCTGATCGAGGGCGGCGCGCGCGAGCTGGGCAGTGAGCGGCTGGTGATCGGCGGTGAGTCCGCCGGCGCGCACCTCTCGGCCATGACCCTCCTGCGCCTGCGCGACCGCCATGGCGCTACGCCGTTCCGCGCCGCGAACCTGGTGTACGGCATCTACGACCTGACCTTCACGCCCAGCGTGCGCAACTGGGGCGAGCGCAACCTCGTGCTCTCGACGCCGATCGTCGAGTGGTTCTCGAATCACTTCATCCCGGACAAGAGTCTGCGCGGAACCCGCGATGCGTCGCCCCTGCGCGCGAACCTGCGCGGCATGCCGCCGGCCCTGTTCACGGTGGGCACGCTCGACCCGCTGCTCGACGACAGTCTCTTCATGTCGTCGCGCTGGGCGGCCGCCGGGGCGCGCGCCGAGCTCGCGATCTACCCGGGCGGCGTGCACGGCTTCAACCTGTTCCCGACCAGCCTCGCCCGCGCCGCGAACGCGCGCTGCCATCAGTTCGTCGCGGTGGCGCTCGGGAGCTGA
- a CDS encoding dienelactone hydrolase family protein yields the protein MEAEPDLRVRDDLADFERRDVTLEGQTKLVFIAGSGPAVIVMSEMPGIYAGVARFARRVRDAGFTVWMPQLFGKPGHPPTLGYALGSMIRGCISREFRAFAANESSPVTAWLRALAAHAHPLCGGQGVGAIGMCFTGNFALSMMLEPAVRAPVLSQPSLPMFKSGGMHIAPDELARVKERLERDDLTVRAYRFEGDPFCKAQRFAAYEAALGARFEGRVLPDSAARKGTGMPPHSVVTMHLVDREGEPTRQALDEILGFFAERLR from the coding sequence ATGGAAGCCGAGCCGGACCTCCGGGTGCGAGACGACCTCGCGGACTTCGAGCGCCGCGACGTGACTCTCGAGGGACAGACCAAGCTGGTGTTCATCGCGGGCAGCGGCCCGGCGGTGATCGTGATGTCGGAGATGCCGGGCATCTACGCCGGAGTGGCGCGCTTCGCGCGCCGCGTGCGCGACGCGGGCTTCACGGTCTGGATGCCGCAGCTCTTCGGCAAGCCGGGTCACCCTCCGACCCTGGGCTATGCGCTGGGCAGCATGATCCGCGGCTGCATCAGCCGCGAGTTCCGCGCCTTCGCGGCCAACGAGTCGAGCCCGGTCACCGCCTGGCTGCGCGCGCTCGCCGCGCACGCGCACCCGCTGTGCGGCGGCCAGGGCGTGGGCGCGATCGGCATGTGCTTCACCGGAAACTTCGCGCTCTCGATGATGCTCGAGCCCGCGGTGCGCGCGCCCGTGCTGTCCCAGCCCTCGCTGCCGATGTTCAAGTCGGGCGGGATGCACATCGCCCCCGACGAGCTGGCGCGCGTGAAGGAGAGACTCGAGCGCGACGACCTGACCGTGCGCGCCTACCGCTTCGAGGGTGACCCGTTCTGCAAGGCGCAGCGCTTCGCGGCATACGAAGCCGCCCTGGGCGCGCGCTTCGAAGGCCGGGTGCTGCCCGACTCGGCGGCGCGCAAGGGCACGGGCATGCCGCCGCACAGCGTGGTGACCATGCACCTCGTCGACCGCGAGGGCGAGCCGACGCGCCAGGCGCTCGACGAGATCCTGGGGTTCTTCGCAGAGCGCCTGCGCTAG
- a CDS encoding cupin domain-containing protein: MNKINLSEKLALFSDHWNPRVVAELNGQHVKLVKLEGEFVWHHHEHEDELFLVLRGVLALHFRDRVIELREGELCVVPRGVEHKPVARGEAAVLLLEPASTLNTGNVREARTREQLERI; the protein is encoded by the coding sequence ATGAACAAGATCAATCTCTCCGAGAAGCTCGCGCTGTTCTCGGACCATTGGAACCCGCGCGTGGTCGCCGAGCTGAACGGCCAGCACGTGAAGCTCGTGAAGCTCGAGGGCGAGTTCGTCTGGCACCACCACGAGCACGAGGACGAGCTGTTTCTCGTGCTGCGCGGGGTGCTCGCGCTCCACTTCCGCGACCGGGTGATCGAGCTGCGCGAGGGTGAGCTGTGCGTGGTGCCGCGGGGGGTCGAGCACAAGCCGGTGGCGCGCGGCGAGGCCGCGGTGCTCTTGCTGGAGCCCGCGTCGACCTTGAACACCGGCAACGTGCGCGAAGCGCGCACACGCGAGCAGCTCGAGCGGATCTGA
- a CDS encoding class I SAM-dependent methyltransferase, with the protein MSKRVERPGVREGYDRWSRTYDATPNPLVALDRRVTLRALEPRVGEAVLDAGCGTGAHLASLCAARARAVGLDFSRGMLQVAQRSAPAAGLAQADLNAPFPVRAGVFDALLSSLVSEHLTDLGRFFRESFAALRRGGRLVFSAFHPELARAGIEANFEADGTEYRLGAEPWSVADYQNRIADAGFSQLETAEYLADDRLVSEVPAAHKYLGRPLLLIVRARRAA; encoded by the coding sequence ATGTCGAAACGGGTGGAGCGCCCCGGCGTGCGCGAAGGCTACGACCGTTGGTCGCGCACCTACGACGCGACCCCCAATCCGCTGGTCGCCCTCGACCGCAGAGTCACCTTGCGTGCGCTCGAGCCGCGCGTGGGCGAGGCGGTGCTCGACGCGGGCTGCGGCACGGGTGCACACCTGGCGAGTCTGTGCGCGGCGCGCGCCCGCGCCGTGGGTCTCGACTTCTCGCGCGGCATGCTGCAGGTCGCGCAGCGCTCCGCGCCGGCGGCGGGCCTGGCACAGGCCGACCTGAACGCGCCCTTCCCCGTGCGCGCCGGCGTGTTCGACGCGCTCTTGTCGTCGCTCGTCTCCGAGCACCTGACTGACCTCGGCCGCTTCTTCCGCGAGTCGTTCGCGGCGCTGCGCCGCGGCGGGCGGCTGGTGTTCTCGGCCTTCCATCCCGAGCTCGCGCGCGCCGGCATCGAGGCCAACTTCGAGGCCGACGGCACCGAGTATCGGCTCGGCGCCGAGCCCTGGAGCGTGGCCGACTATCAGAACCGGATCGCGGACGCCGGCTTCTCGCAGCTCGAGACCGCCGAGTATCTCGCCGACGATCGGCTCGTGTCCGAGGTTCCGGCCGCGCACAAGTATCTGGGCCGCCCGCTGCTGCTGATCGTGCGCGCGCGCCGCGCCGCGTAG
- a CDS encoding metalloregulator ArsR/SmtB family transcription factor, with product MAKRDAARELAELERVFACLAHPSRRQVLLSLHLHGGTMTAGEIARRFDCTWPTTSRHLRQLEAAELVTVETRGRERVYAVNHALLQRVVGDWLTRFDS from the coding sequence TTGGCAAAGCGTGACGCGGCGCGCGAGCTCGCGGAGCTCGAGCGCGTGTTCGCTTGTCTCGCGCACCCCTCCCGCCGCCAGGTGCTCTTGTCTCTGCACCTGCACGGCGGCACGATGACCGCGGGTGAGATCGCCAGGCGCTTCGACTGCACGTGGCCGACCACGAGCCGCCACCTCCGGCAGCTCGAGGCGGCCGAGCTGGTCACCGTCGAGACCCGCGGCCGCGAGCGGGTCTACGCGGTCAACCACGCGCTCCTGCAGCGGGTGGTCGGGGATTGGCTGACTCGCTTCGACTCGTGA
- a CDS encoding carboxylesterase/lipase family protein yields the protein MGEPVVDTSAGRLRGTTERGIHRFAGVPYGEPTGGERRFKPPQARAPWAGVRDATDFGPICPQLGSLVDRAQSDEKVVGVVRYLPQSEDCLVLNVWTPAIADGRRRPVLVWLHGRGFSAGAGSESMYDGANLARRGDAVVITVNHRLNAFGYLHLADLLGEEFSGSGVAGLLDVVLALQWVRDNAAAFGGDAGNVTLFGESGGGAKVSTMLALPAAKGLFQRAVVQSGPGLRGVERAAAQAFSERLLAALEIPAGDARKLQQLEPQRLLDAIGRMPPSARGTGPFLLGSPAMFQLSPVVDGSHFPAHPFQPEAAPAGRDVPLMIGTNLDEAAMFVAADPKRRRLTEQELHKRLEPMLGDKLERVLGTYRRTRPEATPWDLYIAIATEPTRIMSIRIAERKAAAGGAPAYMYLFTWQSDFMGGLFKSSHALEIPFVFDNAESTPITGARADRRQLADLVSETWLAFARNGDPNHAAIPAWRPYGAERRDTMILDVPCRAEQAPRQEELDAWRGIEVRR from the coding sequence ATGGGCGAGCCGGTCGTCGACACCAGCGCGGGCAGGCTTCGGGGCACCACGGAGCGCGGCATCCACCGCTTCGCGGGCGTGCCCTACGGGGAGCCGACCGGCGGCGAGCGCCGCTTCAAGCCGCCGCAGGCGCGCGCGCCCTGGGCGGGCGTGCGCGACGCCACGGACTTCGGGCCGATCTGCCCGCAGCTCGGGTCACTGGTCGACCGCGCGCAGTCCGACGAGAAGGTCGTCGGCGTGGTGCGCTATCTGCCGCAGAGCGAGGACTGTCTCGTGCTCAACGTGTGGACGCCGGCGATCGCCGACGGCCGCCGCCGTCCGGTCCTGGTGTGGCTGCACGGGCGCGGCTTCAGCGCCGGCGCGGGCTCGGAGTCCATGTACGACGGCGCCAACCTCGCGCGCCGCGGCGACGCGGTGGTCATCACCGTGAACCACCGCCTGAACGCCTTCGGGTATCTGCACCTGGCCGACCTGCTCGGCGAGGAATTCTCCGGCTCGGGCGTCGCCGGGCTGCTCGACGTGGTGCTGGCGCTGCAATGGGTGCGCGACAACGCCGCGGCTTTCGGCGGCGACGCCGGCAACGTCACTCTGTTCGGTGAGTCGGGCGGGGGCGCAAAGGTCAGCACCATGCTCGCGCTGCCGGCAGCGAAGGGACTGTTCCAGCGCGCGGTCGTGCAGAGCGGGCCGGGGCTGCGCGGCGTGGAGCGCGCGGCCGCGCAGGCGTTCAGCGAGCGCCTGCTCGCGGCGCTCGAGATTCCGGCGGGCGACGCGCGCAAGCTGCAGCAGCTCGAGCCGCAGCGCCTGCTCGACGCGATCGGCCGCATGCCGCCCTCTGCGCGCGGCACCGGGCCGTTCCTGCTCGGCTCGCCGGCCATGTTCCAGCTCTCGCCGGTGGTCGACGGGAGTCACTTTCCCGCGCACCCGTTCCAGCCCGAGGCCGCGCCGGCGGGCCGCGACGTGCCGCTCATGATCGGCACCAACCTCGACGAGGCGGCCATGTTCGTCGCCGCCGATCCGAAGCGGCGCCGGCTCACCGAGCAGGAGCTGCACAAACGCCTCGAGCCCATGCTGGGCGACAAGCTCGAGCGCGTGCTCGGCACCTACCGGCGCACGCGGCCCGAGGCCACGCCCTGGGACCTCTACATCGCCATCGCGACCGAGCCTACCCGCATCATGTCGATCCGCATCGCGGAGCGGAAGGCCGCGGCCGGCGGCGCGCCGGCCTACATGTATCTCTTCACCTGGCAGTCCGACTTCATGGGCGGGCTGTTCAAGTCGTCGCACGCGCTCGAGATCCCGTTCGTGTTCGACAACGCCGAGAGCACGCCGATCACCGGCGCGCGCGCCGACCGGCGGCAGCTCGCCGATCTGGTGAGTGAGACCTGGCTCGCGTTCGCGCGCAACGGAGATCCGAATCACGCTGCGATTCCCGCCTGGCGTCCGTACGGCGCGGAGCGGCGAGACACCATGATCCTCGACGTGCCCTGCCGCGCAGAGCAGGCGCCCCGCCAGGAGGAGCTCGACGCGTGGCGGGGCATCGAGGTTCGGAGATAG
- a CDS encoding sulfatase — translation MRLLAAAGVAVLCLGAVTAFAGTRPSNIVLIVTEDLSPRLGSYGDTVARTPRLDRLAREGVRFTNAFATAPVCAPSRAALAMGVYAQSIGAQHMRTSRGWEVAGQGKSFRYLAVPPPELKAFPELLRRAGWFTVNHRKTDFQIGDPFTIWDEYDPDEMLHWRDAPPGVPFFAWINPDVTHESEIWPPRDEQEAARRPRVTDPNAVVVPPFLPDTPVTRLDLARHYDNIARLDAQVGTILDALAADGVLDQTIVIFTADHGDGLPHAKRDPYDAGLHVPLIVRFPDGRGAGTVRTDLVSFIDMAPTVLSLAGVGLPDWLRGQPFIGPARAAPRRYVYAASDRNDKVAGYWRSVRDARFQYLVNRMPERPLLEKLKFRDLMPTMRELWRLHEAHALTPLQESQFSAPRPREELYDTRADPDETRNLAHDPRYEAELARLRAALADFSAETPDFSQMSEKKMARKMWPKLKEPVTAAPVAKRTRWGEGVEIALESASPGASIGWRLAGDPPQRWRLYVGPIHAAARDEIQAKAVRYGWKESAVVRSGP, via the coding sequence ATGCGCCTGCTCGCTGCTGCCGGAGTGGCCGTGTTGTGTCTCGGCGCGGTCACCGCCTTCGCCGGGACGCGGCCGTCCAACATCGTGCTCATCGTGACCGAAGACCTGAGCCCGCGACTCGGCTCCTACGGGGACACCGTGGCGCGCACCCCGCGCCTCGACCGGCTGGCGCGCGAGGGCGTGCGCTTCACGAACGCGTTCGCCACCGCGCCGGTGTGCGCGCCGAGCCGCGCAGCGCTGGCCATGGGCGTGTACGCGCAGTCGATCGGCGCGCAGCACATGCGCACGTCGCGCGGCTGGGAAGTGGCTGGCCAGGGCAAGAGCTTCCGGTATCTCGCCGTTCCGCCGCCCGAGCTGAAGGCCTTCCCCGAGCTGCTGCGCCGCGCCGGCTGGTTCACGGTCAACCACCGCAAGACCGACTTCCAGATCGGCGACCCGTTCACGATCTGGGACGAGTACGACCCCGACGAGATGCTGCACTGGCGCGACGCGCCGCCCGGCGTGCCGTTCTTCGCCTGGATCAATCCCGACGTGACGCACGAGAGCGAGATCTGGCCGCCGCGCGACGAGCAGGAGGCCGCGCGACGCCCGCGAGTCACCGATCCGAACGCGGTCGTCGTCCCACCGTTCCTGCCCGACACACCCGTGACTCGCCTCGACCTCGCGCGGCACTACGACAACATCGCGCGCCTCGACGCGCAGGTGGGCACGATCCTCGACGCGCTCGCGGCCGACGGCGTGCTCGACCAGACGATCGTGATCTTCACGGCCGACCACGGCGACGGCCTGCCCCACGCCAAGCGGGACCCCTATGACGCGGGCCTGCACGTGCCGCTGATCGTGCGTTTTCCGGACGGGCGCGGAGCCGGCACGGTGCGCACGGACCTGGTGAGCTTCATCGACATGGCGCCCACCGTGCTGAGTCTCGCCGGCGTCGGGCTGCCGGACTGGCTGCGCGGCCAGCCATTCATCGGCCCCGCGCGCGCGGCGCCGCGCCGCTACGTGTACGCCGCGTCGGACCGCAACGACAAGGTGGCCGGCTACTGGCGCAGCGTGCGCGACGCGCGCTTCCAGTATCTCGTGAACCGCATGCCCGAGCGCCCGCTGCTCGAGAAGCTGAAGTTCCGCGACCTCATGCCCACCATGCGCGAGCTGTGGCGCCTGCACGAGGCCCACGCGCTCACGCCGCTCCAGGAGAGTCAGTTCAGCGCGCCCCGCCCGCGCGAGGAGCTGTACGACACGCGAGCCGACCCCGACGAGACCCGCAACCTGGCGCACGATCCGAGATACGAAGCCGAGCTGGCGCGGCTGCGCGCGGCCCTGGCCGACTTCTCGGCCGAGACCCCGGACTTCTCGCAGATGTCCGAGAAGAAGATGGCGCGGAAAATGTGGCCCAAGCTGAAGGAGCCCGTGACTGCGGCCCCGGTCGCCAAGCGCACGCGCTGGGGCGAGGGCGTGGAGATCGCGCTCGAGTCCGCAAGCCCCGGCGCCTCGATCGGCTGGCGTCTCGCGGGTGACCCGCCGCAGCGCTGGCGGCTCTACGTCGGCCCGATCCACGCCGCGGCGCGCGACGAGATCCAGGCGAAGGCCGTGCGCTACGGCTGGAAGGAGAGCGCGGTGGTGCGCTCCGGGCCCTGA